A section of the Paenibacillus aurantius genome encodes:
- a CDS encoding sialidase family protein, with product MNFKRPLPPVRAGSLSRLAAPSASVRRKGRPKAIRAVNVNLTPNSKPQNEPSVAIRNHIVLATANDYRAPDGEPRIGVYRSTDGGRRFTNRLLPLPPDHAFSGDGVAAAGRRGLFLITGAAYLGEEKGSIVLYRSEDNGATFSGPQILDLGRTSPSVFNDKPFLAITPATSRRFRNHAYVAYSRYTRNSTRVSIFLVRSEDNGRTWSKPMRLTPALDANQLGTTVAIGPEGEVYVGWMASRNDFSRSATYEFRSSFDGGRTFTPRKRVSAVVPVLNRKLPVKSFTFRVFTLSFLGVDRSHGPHCGRLYAVWQDTRFNGNAHILLSVSDDKGASWSKPKRIDNSPLSSQNFFPFIAVSRSGEISVVYYTNRRAANLLDVYVAQSNNGGRCFRNRRVTTVSFNPVRKSAFRPPFIGDYIGVDYKPDGQIFAVWCDNRRGNEDIFGGGPD from the coding sequence GTGAACTTCAAGAGACCCTTGCCCCCAGTCCGGGCCGGAAGCCTCTCGCGGCTTGCGGCTCCATCGGCTTCTGTCCGCAGAAAAGGAAGACCGAAAGCCATTCGGGCCGTTAATGTCAATCTGACTCCGAACTCCAAACCACAGAACGAACCGAGTGTCGCCATCCGAAACCATATCGTGCTGGCGACGGCCAACGATTACCGGGCTCCGGACGGCGAGCCGAGAATCGGGGTATACCGCTCCACGGATGGAGGAAGACGTTTCACCAATCGGCTGCTGCCTTTGCCGCCGGACCACGCTTTCTCAGGAGACGGCGTTGCGGCCGCCGGCCGCCGGGGGCTTTTTCTTATCACCGGGGCGGCTTATCTCGGAGAAGAGAAAGGCTCTATCGTCCTCTACCGCTCGGAGGACAATGGGGCCACCTTCAGCGGGCCCCAAATCCTGGATTTGGGGCGCACCTCGCCCAGCGTGTTCAACGACAAGCCCTTTCTGGCCATTACGCCGGCCACCTCCCGGCGATTCCGGAACCATGCGTATGTCGCTTATTCCCGGTATACCCGGAATTCCACCAGGGTCTCCATCTTTCTCGTGAGGTCGGAGGACAATGGCCGGACTTGGTCCAAGCCGATGCGGCTGACGCCGGCGCTCGATGCGAACCAGCTCGGTACGACGGTCGCGATCGGGCCGGAGGGAGAGGTCTATGTCGGGTGGATGGCCTCGAGGAACGATTTCAGCCGATCGGCGACGTACGAGTTCCGCAGCTCCTTCGACGGGGGGAGAACCTTTACCCCGCGGAAGAGGGTCTCGGCCGTCGTCCCGGTCCTTAACCGGAAGCTTCCTGTCAAATCCTTTACCTTCCGGGTGTTCACGCTGTCTTTCTTGGGGGTGGACCGGTCGCACGGGCCGCACTGCGGGCGCCTTTACGCCGTGTGGCAGGATACCCGGTTTAACGGCAACGCCCACATTCTGCTGTCCGTCTCGGACGACAAGGGGGCGAGCTGGTCCAAACCGAAGCGCATCGACAACAGTCCCCTGTCCAGTCAAAATTTCTTCCCGTTCATCGCCGTGTCCCGAAGCGGGGAGATCAGCGTGGTCTATTACACGAACCGCCGGGCAGCCAATCTTCTGGATGTCTACGTCGCCCAGTCGAACAACGGCGGACGCTGCTTCCGCAACCGCCGGGTAACGACGGTTTCTTTCAATCCGGTTCGGAAATCGGCCTTTAGGCCTCCTTTCATCGGCGACTACATTGGCGTCGATTACAAGCCGGACGGCCAAATCTTCGCGGTATGGTGCGACAACCGGAGAGGCAATGAGGATATTTTCGGAGGGGGTCCGGATTAA
- a CDS encoding helix-turn-helix transcriptional regulator, with protein sequence MSKADNMLAILWMLKTGQRVTAQRIAEELEIHIRTVYRYIDALCASGVPILSDPGHNGGYSLLQSFTAAPLFFDLEEQKALIHAAKFAGEAGYPFGEALDRAVDKLRRYTNPEQKSRISRHEEGLEVIPSLPNAALAGVLQELETGAADGLSLQLEYHKGFGESSPTTRLIDPYGLVYWKGRWYIVAYCHLRSEIRSFRADRVRCLLRTEETFRRPENFSARTFLMKSLMPEEDDGSERILIRVRGQAQALTDLSRHHLIAPALEECSAEELRFRVEASSILRYLPYVLLSFGTSIRVVEPARLREKQLALAEELAAHYRTEEPL encoded by the coding sequence ATGTCCAAAGCGGATAATATGCTTGCGATTCTCTGGATGCTTAAGACCGGCCAACGCGTGACCGCTCAGCGCATCGCCGAAGAGCTGGAGATTCATATCCGGACCGTCTACCGGTATATCGACGCCCTCTGTGCAAGCGGAGTGCCCATTCTATCCGACCCCGGCCATAACGGGGGCTACAGCCTGCTGCAGTCCTTCACGGCGGCGCCCCTGTTCTTCGACCTGGAGGAACAGAAGGCTTTGATCCATGCCGCCAAGTTCGCCGGCGAGGCCGGTTATCCGTTCGGGGAAGCGCTCGATCGCGCGGTCGATAAGCTGAGACGTTACACGAACCCGGAGCAGAAGAGCCGGATATCCCGGCACGAGGAAGGGCTTGAGGTGATTCCTTCCCTTCCGAATGCCGCTCTCGCCGGCGTCCTTCAGGAGCTGGAAACAGGTGCGGCCGACGGCCTCTCCCTCCAACTAGAGTACCACAAGGGCTTCGGAGAGTCTTCTCCTACGACACGCTTGATTGATCCCTATGGACTCGTCTACTGGAAGGGCAGGTGGTATATCGTGGCCTACTGCCACCTCCGCAGCGAGATTCGCAGCTTCCGCGCCGACCGTGTCCGATGCCTGCTCCGCACGGAGGAAACCTTCCGGAGGCCGGAGAACTTCTCGGCCAGAACCTTTCTGATGAAGAGCTTGATGCCGGAGGAGGACGACGGAAGCGAACGCATCCTGATCCGGGTGCGGGGACAGGCCCAGGCTCTAACCGACCTGAGCCGCCACCACCTGATCGCGCCCGCACTGGAGGAATGCTCGGCGGAGGAGCTCCGCTTCCGCGTGGAAGCGTCGTCCATTCTTCGGTACCTGCCGTATGTCCTCCTGTCCTTCGGGACTTCTATCCGGGTCGTCGAGCCGGCCAGGCTGCGGGAGAAGCAGCTGGCCCTGGCGGAGGAGCTGGCCGCCCATTACCGGACGGAAGAACCGCTCTAG
- a CDS encoding ABC transporter ATP-binding protein, whose amino-acid sequence MKVFIRLFAYVRPYKGWVALAVAMLAAGVAFDLLAPWLLKQAIDKGIAEKSLAVVIFYTLMLGLGQLLKTGVSYVQGYAQELVGQNVIFDLRQKLYGHLQRLSFSYYDKAQTGQLMSRMTGDIEAVKNFTGFGLMFLITGFLTFAGTFVVMLAMQWKVTLISMVTIPLILVSLRQFNRKVGPAWGDIREQMGKLTTTLQENISGIRVVKAFAQEKKEKAKFDERNETNFQSNLSRAKLEAGAFPLMGFYGGVVFLLMNWVGGLYVIREEMSIGTLMAFQWYAWGIIWPLNMLGWLVNITQQAAKAAPRVFEILDTPLAVDSPPGGGIRPAGLTGAVRFERVSFHYPAASDEEKRDVLKHLSLEVQPGEAVAVLGGTGSGKSTLIQLLARFYDVTEGQLLIDGRNVKEYNLEELRRKIAIVPQETFLFSASIRDNIAFGCPDASREQVEWAARQAQIHDFILTMPDGYETIVGERGVGLSGGQRQRVALARAILMDPPILVLDEATASVDTATESAIHDALHAVMKGRTTFIVAQRLSSIQRADRIIVLENGTIAEQGTHKELYEKDGFFRRLFRLQQGTPEREADAAELKAAAGEGR is encoded by the coding sequence ATGAAGGTGTTTATCCGTTTGTTTGCCTATGTCCGGCCCTACAAGGGTTGGGTAGCCCTGGCGGTCGCAATGCTGGCTGCGGGGGTGGCCTTCGACCTGCTGGCCCCCTGGCTGCTGAAGCAGGCCATTGATAAGGGGATTGCCGAGAAAAGCCTGGCGGTGGTGATCTTCTATACCCTGATGCTGGGGCTGGGGCAGCTGCTCAAAACGGGCGTCAGCTACGTACAGGGCTACGCCCAGGAGCTTGTGGGGCAGAATGTCATCTTCGATCTCCGGCAGAAGCTGTACGGTCATCTTCAGAGACTGTCCTTCTCCTATTACGATAAGGCGCAGACGGGACAGCTTATGTCGCGGATGACGGGTGATATCGAGGCGGTCAAAAATTTCACCGGCTTCGGCCTCATGTTTCTCATTACCGGCTTTCTCACGTTCGCCGGCACGTTCGTCGTCATGCTCGCGATGCAGTGGAAAGTGACCTTGATCAGCATGGTGACCATCCCGCTGATTCTCGTCTCCCTGAGGCAGTTCAACCGCAAGGTCGGACCGGCCTGGGGAGATATCCGCGAGCAGATGGGCAAGCTGACGACCACCCTTCAGGAGAATATTTCCGGGATCCGGGTGGTCAAAGCGTTCGCTCAGGAGAAGAAGGAGAAGGCGAAATTCGACGAGCGGAACGAAACGAATTTCCAGTCGAACCTGTCCCGGGCGAAGCTTGAGGCCGGGGCGTTTCCGCTGATGGGCTTCTACGGCGGGGTGGTTTTCCTGCTGATGAACTGGGTGGGCGGCCTGTACGTCATCCGGGAAGAAATGTCCATCGGTACCCTGATGGCCTTCCAGTGGTATGCGTGGGGCATCATCTGGCCGCTTAACATGCTGGGCTGGCTCGTCAACATTACGCAGCAGGCGGCGAAGGCGGCTCCCCGCGTCTTTGAAATTCTGGACACCCCGCTTGCGGTGGACTCCCCACCGGGAGGAGGAATCCGGCCGGCCGGGCTGACGGGGGCGGTCCGCTTCGAGCGGGTATCCTTTCATTATCCGGCGGCGTCCGACGAAGAGAAGCGGGACGTGCTGAAGCACCTGTCGCTTGAGGTCCAGCCGGGAGAGGCCGTAGCCGTTCTCGGCGGTACCGGCTCCGGCAAAAGCACCCTGATTCAGCTTCTCGCCCGGTTCTATGACGTGACGGAAGGACAGCTCCTGATCGACGGGCGAAACGTCAAGGAGTACAACCTGGAGGAGCTAAGGCGGAAGATCGCCATCGTGCCGCAGGAAACCTTCCTGTTCTCGGCCTCGATCCGGGATAACATTGCCTTTGGCTGCCCGGACGCTTCCCGGGAGCAGGTGGAATGGGCGGCCCGGCAGGCCCAGATTCATGATTTCATCCTCACGATGCCGGATGGATATGAGACGATCGTCGGGGAAAGAGGGGTCGGGCTGTCGGGAGGACAGCGGCAGCGTGTCGCTCTCGCCCGCGCCATCCTCATGGATCCGCCCATTCTGGTGCTCGATGAGGCCACGGCCAGCGTGGATACGGCGACGGAATCGGCCATCCACGATGCCCTGCACGCGGTGATGAAAGGCCGGACGACCTTCATCGTCGCCCAGCGCCTTTCATCCATCCAGCGGGCGGACCGGATCATCGTGCTGGAGAACGGGACCATCGCCGAGCAGGGCACCCACAAGGAGCTTTACGAGAAGGACGGCTTCTTCCGGCGGCTGTTCCGTCTGCAGCAGGGCACACCGGAGCGGGAAGCCGATGCGGCGGAATTAAAGGCTGCGGCGGGAGAAGGGAGGTAG
- a CDS encoding methyl-accepting chemotaxis protein, which translates to MKLTAKMLLMFAVLILLAMSASLTGIVSLGLADRDSRHLAEEDVAFLSQYKNIYAQGLQRGQAVRNLLLNPNDAKAMDNFNNAVKDSEALFETLRSLSSEHGLDPAEIEALNVLSKKDVELQRKAVGLALTDSKGALKVIVEEETPVWREMKDRYFATEQKVDELFAASAAELKEGIRTSTEILYGIVVLFLVCSGGILWYMNRSITRPVLQASRQVGEIAKGNLAVALLPAVRKDELGGLARSLNEMVAQLQGLVGGIKLTSEQLASSSEALSVISDETTRAGRQVTSSIEQLAGGTETQLYGVQEATRAMEELATAVQRIAESSAEAAERASATAREAQTGQQALHGADAQMEAIRDSVGRTAEEIGSLRLRSEEIGEIIGVIKEISGQTQLLALNASIEAARAGDAGRGFAVVAGEVKKLALQSEASAGKIEALVSGLQQATGRAVQAMERGKAEVEKGRSVMNEAGEALHSILTETGEVAGQIQEISAAAEQMSAGTEQISASMEEMSRISGDSAAESQNAAAAAEEQLASMEEIADSARALKESAGRLRSMTEAFQGEARD; encoded by the coding sequence ATGAAGTTAACCGCCAAAATGCTGCTGATGTTCGCCGTTCTGATTTTGCTTGCCATGTCGGCTTCCTTGACCGGAATCGTAAGCCTGGGGCTGGCCGATAGGGATAGCCGCCATCTGGCCGAAGAAGACGTTGCCTTTCTATCCCAATATAAGAACATTTACGCCCAAGGGCTCCAACGGGGACAGGCGGTGCGGAACCTGCTCCTGAATCCGAACGATGCCAAGGCGATGGATAATTTCAATAACGCGGTGAAGGATTCGGAAGCCCTGTTCGAGACGCTCCGGTCCCTTTCCTCCGAGCACGGACTCGATCCCGCCGAGATTGAGGCTTTGAATGTCTTGTCCAAGAAGGATGTCGAGCTCCAGAGAAAAGCGGTCGGCCTCGCCTTGACCGATTCCAAAGGAGCGCTCAAGGTCATAGTGGAAGAGGAAACTCCCGTTTGGCGGGAGATGAAGGACCGGTATTTTGCCACGGAGCAGAAGGTAGATGAGCTGTTCGCGGCTAGTGCCGCGGAGCTGAAGGAAGGGATCCGGACCAGCACGGAGATTCTATACGGGATCGTGGTTCTGTTCCTGGTGTGCAGCGGCGGCATTCTCTGGTACATGAACCGATCCATCACCCGGCCTGTCCTTCAGGCCAGCCGTCAGGTTGGCGAGATCGCGAAAGGGAATCTAGCGGTTGCCCTGCTGCCGGCCGTCCGTAAGGACGAGCTCGGCGGGCTGGCCCGATCCCTTAACGAAATGGTGGCCCAGCTGCAGGGACTGGTCGGAGGAATTAAGCTGACCTCCGAGCAGCTGGCGTCCTCCTCCGAAGCACTTTCCGTGATTTCGGATGAAACGACCCGGGCGGGACGGCAGGTGACCTCCTCGATCGAGCAGCTGGCCGGGGGAACCGAGACCCAGCTGTACGGCGTGCAGGAAGCGACCCGTGCGATGGAGGAGCTCGCGACCGCCGTCCAGCGGATTGCCGAGTCGTCCGCCGAAGCGGCGGAGCGGGCCTCTGCCACCGCACGGGAAGCGCAGACCGGACAGCAGGCTCTGCATGGAGCCGATGCCCAGATGGAGGCGATCCGGGACTCCGTAGGCCGGACCGCCGAAGAAATCGGCTCGCTGCGCCTGCGTTCGGAAGAGATCGGCGAGATCATCGGAGTCATCAAGGAGATCTCCGGGCAGACCCAGCTGCTCGCGCTGAACGCTTCGATCGAAGCCGCCCGCGCGGGGGACGCGGGCCGGGGCTTCGCCGTGGTAGCCGGCGAGGTGAAGAAGCTCGCCCTGCAGTCGGAAGCCTCGGCGGGCAAGATCGAAGCGCTGGTTTCCGGCCTTCAGCAGGCCACCGGCCGGGCCGTCCAAGCGATGGAGCGGGGCAAAGCGGAGGTGGAGAAAGGGCGCTCCGTCATGAACGAGGCGGGGGAAGCCCTCCACTCCATTCTGACGGAGACGGGCGAGGTGGCCGGCCAGATTCAGGAAATATCCGCGGCTGCCGAGCAGATGTCGGCCGGCACGGAGCAAATCTCCGCCTCGATGGAGGAAATGTCGCGCATTTCCGGAGATTCGGCGGCGGAGTCGCAGAACGCAGCCGCGGCCGCGGAAGAGCAGCTCGCCTCGATGGAGGAGATCGCGGACTCGGCCCGCGCCCTGAAGGAATCGGCAGGAAGGCTGCGGTCTATGACCGAGGCGTTCCAGGGCGAGGCCCGGGATTAA
- a CDS encoding MmcQ/YjbR family DNA-binding protein yields MSKALIRYCLSKKGAVEDRPFGPEPLVVKVGGRMFALIAESAEACHFSLKCDPVIAENLREQHSAVRPGYHLNKKHWNTVVLDGSLPEEDVMAMIDHSYDLVVAKLPRSVREELAG; encoded by the coding sequence ATGTCCAAAGCCTTGATCCGGTACTGCCTGAGCAAGAAGGGAGCCGTCGAAGACCGCCCGTTCGGACCCGAGCCCCTCGTCGTCAAAGTGGGAGGCCGCATGTTTGCCTTAATCGCGGAAAGCGCGGAGGCCTGCCATTTTTCCTTGAAATGTGATCCGGTCATCGCCGAGAACCTTAGGGAGCAGCACTCCGCCGTGCGTCCGGGGTACCACCTCAACAAGAAGCATTGGAATACCGTTGTCCTGGACGGCTCCCTTCCGGAGGAAGACGTCATGGCCATGATCGACCATTCGTACGACCTCGTGGTGGCGAAGCTTCCGCGGTCGGTCCGGGAGGAACTTGCCGGCTAG
- a CDS encoding DUF1648 domain-containing protein translates to MDGIYFYGMLAVVWVITVGISALVPYLSRRPVSFGVALPPERYGDEEVRRQRLRYMGQSVLAGILLGIGAGILSAWVDRDGAALWHAALLLVYSAVTLLLFLQARSRLKRLKEERDWTVPTARYVAVDTAFHRQRSTPGWGWYVLPLLILAASAGTAAWYYPTLPDVLNVHYNGAGEVDRTAPKSIGLIFTPSLISLLVTGLLAVAGGAVTRSKQELNPSDPEGSRERSLAYRRAGSLFLLMLAVPVNLLFGLIQLGLAGLLGVRVVEAGAIGLTLLILAVSILYAVRMSKLNLREPGFLLKDDDSHWKGGLFYYNPDDAAILVEKRVGLGWTLNYAHTISWLLTLAPFLLTAIIVATAVFAGG, encoded by the coding sequence ATGGACGGAATTTATTTCTATGGGATGCTGGCCGTGGTATGGGTGATAACTGTGGGCATATCGGCCCTGGTTCCCTATCTGTCCCGAAGACCGGTCTCTTTCGGAGTTGCTCTTCCGCCTGAGCGGTATGGGGACGAGGAGGTCCGCCGGCAGCGTCTGCGCTATATGGGGCAGTCTGTTCTGGCTGGCATTTTGCTTGGAATAGGGGCGGGGATCCTGTCGGCCTGGGTAGACCGGGACGGCGCGGCTCTCTGGCATGCGGCGCTGCTCCTCGTCTATTCGGCGGTCACTCTGCTTCTCTTCCTGCAGGCACGAAGCCGGCTGAAGCGGCTTAAGGAGGAACGGGACTGGACGGTTCCCACCGCTCGGTATGTGGCCGTCGATACGGCGTTTCACCGGCAGCGCTCCACCCCGGGGTGGGGCTGGTATGTGCTGCCCCTGTTGATTCTTGCCGCGAGCGCCGGAACCGCCGCCTGGTACTACCCTACCCTTCCCGATGTCCTGAATGTTCACTACAACGGGGCGGGGGAAGTGGACCGGACGGCGCCGAAATCCATCGGTCTTATCTTTACACCGAGCCTTATTTCGCTCCTTGTCACGGGGCTTCTCGCCGTAGCGGGGGGAGCCGTCACCCGGAGTAAGCAGGAGCTGAACCCCTCGGACCCGGAAGGGTCCCGGGAAAGAAGCCTGGCTTACCGGAGAGCCGGTTCGCTCTTCCTCCTGATGCTGGCCGTGCCGGTCAATCTGCTGTTCGGACTCATTCAGCTCGGGCTGGCCGGCCTCCTCGGGGTGCGTGTTGTGGAGGCGGGAGCCATCGGCCTGACTCTGCTCATCCTCGCCGTTTCCATCCTGTACGCCGTTCGAATGAGCAAGCTCAATCTCCGGGAGCCGGGCTTCCTGTTGAAGGATGACGATTCTCACTGGAAGGGCGGCTTGTTCTACTATAACCCGGACGATGCGGCGATTCTGGTCGAGAAGCGGGTCGGCCTGGGCTGGACCTTGAATTACGCCCATACGATCAGCTGGCTTCTTACCCTCGCTCCTTTTCTGCTGACCGCCATTATCGTCGCGACAGCAGTGTTCGCGGGCGGATAA
- a CDS encoding ABC transporter ATP-binding protein, translated as MSQVEWDSLEEAEDRPFNRTYMKRMLGYLRPHVRTLSIVAVIVVANMLLSLSEPVLIRYAIDKGMLEKNVSVIHVVGLSLLGIRLVSWGFGFFQIRLVNYTGQRILYGLRQQLFDHLQALSFRFFDGRPAGKIMSRITNDTNAIGELINGGLITLLMEFTHLIGIVVILLYWDWKLALMAFTVLPFLYLLVARFRPRIESAWSRSRKTMSAINGNVNETIQGVRVIQAFSREEANNERFRGINTTNKKAFMRAVSLEVMVWPLVELIGMLGTCLVVWYGSSRVIDGDLSVGFIVAFINYLWRFWGPLSALSKVYSQLLSAMASAERIFEILDTEPEIKDRPGARELPPIRGRVAFENVSFRYQPDKADVLHGLKVEVKPGQRVALVGPTGSGKSTIVNLIMRFYDPTSGRVTIDGTDLKDVTLSSLRSQMGIVLQDSFIFSGTIEENLLYGKKDATREDMLRAAKSVRVDEFVSRFPDGYATQVEERGSKLSIGQRQLLAFGRVLLADPKILILDEATSSVDTETEQHIQDALNTLLVGRTAFIIAHRLSTIRDADLILVIRDGRIAESGNHDELLRQGGTYANLYHNQFAMQESLALRAAGS; from the coding sequence ATGAGTCAAGTGGAGTGGGATTCACTCGAGGAGGCGGAGGACCGCCCTTTTAACCGAACCTATATGAAAAGGATGCTCGGCTATCTCCGGCCGCATGTGAGAACCCTCTCGATCGTGGCGGTCATCGTGGTCGCCAACATGCTGCTGAGCCTAAGCGAGCCGGTGCTCATCCGCTATGCCATCGACAAGGGCATGCTCGAGAAGAATGTCTCGGTTATTCACGTGGTCGGGCTGTCCCTTCTCGGCATCCGCCTGGTATCGTGGGGATTCGGCTTCTTCCAGATCAGGCTCGTCAATTACACCGGACAGCGGATCCTGTACGGGCTCCGGCAGCAGCTCTTCGATCATTTGCAGGCACTTTCTTTCCGTTTCTTCGACGGGAGGCCTGCGGGCAAAATCATGTCGCGCATCACCAACGACACCAATGCCATCGGCGAGCTGATCAACGGCGGCCTGATCACGCTGCTGATGGAGTTTACCCATCTGATCGGAATTGTCGTTATTCTGCTTTATTGGGATTGGAAGCTGGCGCTGATGGCGTTTACGGTGCTTCCGTTCCTGTATCTGCTCGTCGCCCGCTTCCGGCCCCGGATCGAAAGCGCCTGGTCCCGGTCCCGCAAAACGATGTCGGCCATCAACGGCAATGTGAACGAAACGATCCAGGGCGTCCGGGTGATCCAGGCCTTCTCGCGGGAAGAGGCGAACAACGAGCGCTTCCGCGGCATCAACACGACGAACAAAAAGGCCTTCATGCGCGCCGTCTCCCTGGAGGTCATGGTCTGGCCGCTGGTCGAGCTGATCGGAATGCTCGGCACCTGCCTCGTCGTCTGGTATGGCTCCTCGCGGGTCATCGATGGGGATTTGTCGGTCGGGTTTATCGTGGCATTCATCAATTACCTGTGGCGGTTCTGGGGGCCGCTGAGCGCTCTGTCGAAGGTGTACAGCCAGCTGCTGTCGGCCATGGCTTCGGCGGAGCGGATCTTCGAAATTCTCGACACCGAACCGGAGATTAAGGACCGTCCCGGTGCCCGGGAGCTTCCCCCGATCCGCGGGCGGGTGGCCTTCGAGAACGTCTCGTTCCGCTACCAGCCGGATAAAGCCGACGTCCTGCACGGGCTGAAGGTCGAGGTGAAGCCGGGACAGAGGGTGGCGCTGGTCGGACCGACCGGCTCCGGCAAAAGCACCATCGTGAACCTCATCATGAGGTTCTATGACCCGACTTCCGGCCGCGTGACGATCGACGGGACCGACTTGAAGGACGTCACGCTTTCCTCGCTGCGCAGCCAGATGGGCATCGTGCTGCAGGATTCCTTCATCTTCTCGGGGACCATTGAGGAGAACCTCCTTTACGGCAAAAAGGACGCCACCCGCGAAGATATGTTACGCGCGGCCAAGAGCGTCCGGGTCGACGAGTTCGTCTCCCGGTTCCCGGACGGCTACGCTACGCAGGTGGAGGAGCGCGGCTCGAAGCTGTCTATCGGCCAGCGGCAGCTGCTCGCCTTCGGCCGGGTGCTGCTCGCCGACCCGAAGATCCTCATCCTTGACGAAGCGACCTCAAGCGTCGACACGGAGACCGAGCAGCATATCCAGGACGCATTGAACACGCTGCTGGTGGGCCGGACGGCGTTCATTATCGCCCACCGCCTGTCGACCATCCGCGACGCCGACCTTATCCTGGTCATCCGGGACGGCCGGATTGCCGAGTCCGGCAATCACGACGAGCTGCTGCGGCAGGGCGGAACCTACGCCAACCTGTACCACAACCAGTTCGCGATGCAGGAAAGCCTGGCGCTGCGGGCAGCCGGCTCTTAA
- a CDS encoding M15 family metallopeptidase, translated as MTHSRKIQAFLLAAGLTAVLAGCEKDAAGPAPTASASASANPSGSPQVSPSPAPASSTSTPGSSAPASPAGETKPSASPTAGPTASPTGKPTAKPTDKPSDKPAPEGTVTAKPDSIAVLINKQSSLPDGYRPPDLVEPNVPFIFKEKNEKRLMRKEAAGALEKLFAGARKDGVLLGGVSGFRSYETQTVLFNNYVKQHGEAEARKFSAFPGQSEHQTGLSIDVSGSTGKCAAEDCFGGTKEADWLAAHAQDYGFIIRYPKGKEAITGYQYEPWHIRYVGTTIAREITAKGITLEEYYGAAVPVTK; from the coding sequence ATGACACATTCCCGCAAAATACAAGCTTTCCTGCTGGCGGCTGGGCTTACCGCCGTGCTCGCCGGCTGTGAGAAGGATGCTGCCGGTCCGGCTCCGACGGCCTCCGCCTCGGCGTCGGCGAATCCGAGCGGTTCGCCGCAGGTCTCGCCTTCCCCCGCGCCGGCTTCCTCAACGTCCACACCCGGTTCTTCCGCCCCGGCTTCTCCGGCTGGCGAAACCAAACCTTCGGCTTCGCCAACGGCCGGGCCAACCGCTTCCCCGACCGGCAAGCCTACGGCAAAGCCCACGGACAAACCGTCCGACAAGCCGGCACCGGAAGGAACCGTCACGGCGAAGCCGGACTCCATTGCCGTGCTCATCAACAAGCAGAGCTCGCTGCCTGACGGTTACCGGCCTCCCGATCTCGTGGAGCCGAACGTTCCTTTCATCTTTAAGGAGAAGAACGAGAAGCGGCTGATGCGCAAGGAGGCGGCCGGGGCGCTCGAGAAGCTTTTTGCCGGGGCCCGCAAGGACGGGGTGCTTCTGGGGGGTGTCTCGGGTTTCCGCTCCTATGAGACCCAGACGGTCCTCTTCAACAATTACGTGAAGCAGCACGGGGAAGCGGAGGCCCGCAAATTCAGCGCGTTCCCCGGCCAGAGCGAGCACCAGACGGGGCTCTCGATCGACGTCTCGGGCAGCACCGGGAAGTGCGCCGCGGAAGACTGCTTCGGCGGCACCAAGGAAGCCGATTGGCTGGCGGCCCATGCCCAGGACTACGGCTTCATCATCCGTTACCCGAAAGGAAAAGAGGCCATCACCGGCTACCAGTACGAGCCTTGGCACATCCGGTACGTGGGCACGACCATTGCCCGGGAAATCACCGCGAAGGGCATAACGCTGGAAGAATATTACGGAGCGGCGGTTCCGGTAACCAAATAA